A single Myxococcota bacterium DNA region contains:
- a CDS encoding amidohydrolase family protein: MPYAQGRTYFDADSHIMELADWLAPYADPGVREKLRPLYLGGAGKLADQAVASAAARRGDAEAARAAESNLMGAKGWSALGAFDREERKRALDLLGFARQLVFSTFAPTQYRGDDLDLLYGGARAHNRAMADFCSQDGRLIGVASVPWGDPARTRAEAEEAIRLGCGAILVDSAPSGELSPTHPDYHAFWAELESSNVPFMLHIGGGGRTLRRQFHANGRKVTDWLGGGENIRSKDFMTVHNAPETFLSCMVLDGMFETFPRLRGGCIEQGALWVPAWLRRLDIAQDTFSKTEPALRLPRRASEYVHGHVWFTPFPTEPVGWIVEQAGEDLCLFSSDYPHPEGGRDPVKRFEQSLAGARPSALDAFYSENFRAMMG; this comes from the coding sequence ATGCCGTACGCGCAAGGCCGGACCTACTTCGACGCCGACAGTCACATCATGGAGCTCGCCGACTGGCTCGCGCCCTACGCCGACCCGGGCGTGCGCGAGAAGCTGCGACCCTTGTATCTCGGCGGCGCGGGCAAGCTCGCCGACCAGGCAGTCGCCTCCGCGGCGGCGCGCCGCGGCGACGCCGAGGCGGCGCGCGCGGCAGAATCGAACCTGATGGGCGCGAAGGGCTGGAGCGCGCTCGGCGCCTTCGACCGCGAGGAGCGCAAGCGCGCGCTCGACCTGCTCGGCTTCGCGCGCCAGCTCGTGTTCAGCACGTTCGCGCCCACGCAGTACCGCGGCGACGACCTCGACCTGCTCTACGGCGGCGCGCGCGCGCACAACCGCGCGATGGCGGACTTCTGCTCGCAGGACGGACGCCTGATCGGCGTCGCCAGCGTGCCGTGGGGCGACCCCGCGCGCACGCGCGCCGAGGCCGAAGAGGCGATCCGCCTGGGCTGCGGCGCGATCCTGGTCGACTCGGCCCCGAGCGGCGAGCTCTCGCCGACTCACCCGGACTATCACGCGTTCTGGGCGGAGCTCGAGTCGTCGAACGTGCCGTTCATGCTGCACATCGGCGGCGGCGGGCGCACGTTGCGCCGGCAGTTCCACGCCAACGGCAGGAAAGTCACCGACTGGCTCGGCGGCGGCGAGAACATCCGCTCGAAAGACTTCATGACCGTGCACAACGCGCCCGAGACGTTTCTCTCCTGCATGGTGCTCGACGGCATGTTCGAGACCTTCCCGCGGCTGCGCGGCGGCTGCATCGAGCAGGGCGCGCTGTGGGTGCCGGCGTGGCTGCGGCGGCTCGACATCGCGCAGGACACGTTCAGCAAGACCGAGCCCGCGCTGCGCCTGCCCAGGCGCGCGTCGGAGTACGTGCACGGGCACGTGTGGTTCACGCCGTTCCCGACCGAGCCCGTGGGCTGGATCGTGGAGCAGGCGGGCGAGGACCTGTGCCTGTTCTCGTCGGACTACCCGCACCCCGAGGGCGGGCGCGACCCGGTCA